The following coding sequences lie in one Tichowtungia aerotolerans genomic window:
- a CDS encoding tail fiber domain-containing protein translates to MASAGYGLAQIGNTTYGTGAGNSLSTGDYDTLIGYEAGRVLSDGLYNTFMGFHAGRNQTTSSDNTFIGALAGRSNVTGSDNVFVGKWAGLNSTGTDNTFIGTEAGAANTSGGDNTFIGEEAGTSNTEGFCNTFVGEDAGYSNTIGDDNVAVGKQALRSSTEGKYNTAVGSEAGWDLTTAIRNTMVGNSAGTDIGEGTANTLIGDNAGAATENADFNTFVGVLAGHDNNRGSSTVNANRNTALGTLAGYTNREGEDNVWIGAFSDSGQWLPGYNHDMILNDLAVGTQWMPAIFSARVGGDSTIYRITVIGGFASAGEDDSVALGYNARADEVNSVVVGSGASGTGLNDITIGTSASSTHSGAITIGYQAVSHGADIAVIGNATTAGWHPGADAVTSLGATNYRFSTVYSQSADILAAAGAEAEVNLWADNGAVNADKWKISASDGGLELASYATGGYVSGMSLSTDGNMMVAGDVTVTSDRRLKRDIESVDNALDMVSRLDGKTFRWKEESGRDENRHYGLIAQEVEAVVPELVAQTDSPSGELSVNYQGAVPILINAVKELREQNLELVAAIDQLKRQMTELQENRR, encoded by the coding sequence ATGGCATCTGCCGGATACGGTCTGGCTCAGATAGGCAATACAACGTATGGAACCGGTGCCGGCAACAGTCTCTCGACCGGTGATTATGATACGCTGATTGGATATGAGGCGGGTCGTGTGCTCTCTGACGGACTCTACAATACGTTTATGGGATTTCATGCGGGACGTAACCAGACGACTTCGTCAGATAACACATTTATCGGGGCACTGGCCGGGAGGTCGAATGTCACAGGCTCAGACAATGTTTTTGTTGGTAAATGGGCCGGGCTGAATTCGACAGGAACCGACAATACATTTATTGGAACGGAGGCCGGAGCGGCCAATACCAGCGGTGGTGACAATACCTTTATTGGCGAGGAAGCCGGAACCTCGAATACGGAGGGATTTTGCAACACATTTGTTGGAGAAGATGCCGGCTATAGCAATACCATCGGCGATGATAATGTGGCGGTGGGCAAACAGGCGCTGCGCTCTTCGACAGAAGGAAAGTATAATACAGCGGTCGGGTCAGAGGCCGGCTGGGACCTTACGACTGCGATACGCAATACAATGGTTGGGAACAGCGCCGGAACGGATATCGGCGAGGGAACGGCCAACACGCTGATTGGTGACAATGCCGGTGCCGCGACGGAGAATGCAGACTTCAATACTTTTGTGGGAGTGCTTGCCGGGCATGATAACAACCGGGGGAGCAGTACAGTCAATGCCAACCGGAATACGGCGCTTGGGACATTGGCCGGTTATACCAACCGCGAAGGCGAAGACAATGTATGGATTGGCGCGTTCTCCGACTCAGGACAATGGCTTCCCGGCTATAATCACGACATGATTCTGAATGATCTGGCGGTCGGGACCCAGTGGATGCCGGCGATTTTCTCAGCCCGGGTAGGAGGCGACAGTACGATTTATCGCATCACCGTGATCGGCGGCTTTGCCAGTGCCGGCGAGGACGATTCGGTGGCCCTCGGTTACAATGCCCGGGCGGATGAGGTGAACAGTGTCGTCGTCGGCAGCGGGGCGTCCGGAACAGGACTGAATGACATCACCATCGGTACGTCTGCCTCGTCGACACACAGCGGCGCCATTACAATCGGTTATCAGGCGGTCAGTCATGGAGCAGATATTGCGGTCATCGGCAATGCGACAACTGCCGGATGGCATCCGGGCGCGGATGCTGTGACGTCTCTGGGGGCGACCAACTATCGCTTCAGTACCGTGTATTCTCAGAGTGCCGACATTCTTGCCGCGGCAGGGGCCGAGGCCGAGGTGAACCTGTGGGCAGACAACGGCGCCGTCAATGCCGATAAATGGAAAATAAGCGCCTCGGACGGCGGTCTGGAACTCGCCAGTTATGCAACCGGCGGCTATGTCTCAGGCATGTCCCTTTCAACCGATGGAAATATGATGGTTGCCGGTGACGTAACCGTTACTTCTGATCGGCGCCTCAAGCGCGATATCGAGTCCGTAGACAATGCGCTCGATATGGTTTCCCGGCTGGACGGGAAAACTTTCCGATGGAAAGAAGAATCCGGTCGGGATGAAAATCGTCATTACGGACTGATTGCGCAGGAGGTGGAGGCCGTGGTTCCGGAACTGGTCGCCCAAACGGATTCCCCGAGCGGTGAGCTGTCTGTGAACTATCAGGGAGCTGTTCCGATTCTGATCAATGCGGTGAAAGAACTCCGCGAGCAGAACCTGGAACTGGTTGCAGCGATTGATCAGCTGAAGCGGCAGATGACTGAGCTGCAGGAGAACCGCCGGTGA
- the aroB gene encoding 3-dehydroquinate synthase translates to MTHDVTVDLGDRSYPIRIGSDILDSLGADCKAAGLTGRCLIVSDENVAPLYAENVFKSLEKAGFCPVSEVLPAGEPTKCHEQLLNLYAKAAENRLDRKCFMVALGGGVIGDLTGFAAASWLRGIKFVQVPTSLLAMVDSSVGGKTGINIPAGKNLVGAFHQPELVMIDLDTLKTLPEREFAAGMSEVAKYGVIWDSRLFQTLEKSPNDFPNLGKIISRCCEIKAEVVRQDEREGGLRGILNFGHTLAHAIENVAGYGQFLHGEAVAIGMVYAARLSVALKGLSVEESERIEKLLAALKLPVTAPGLVWSDLRKAMAVDKKTVGGLPKFVLTDRIGHVDFGCELPEELMEEVWDGIGQ, encoded by the coding sequence ATGACACACGACGTAACAGTAGACCTTGGCGACCGCTCTTATCCAATTCGCATCGGCTCAGACATTCTCGACAGTCTCGGAGCGGATTGCAAAGCTGCCGGGCTGACCGGCCGCTGCCTGATCGTTTCCGACGAAAACGTCGCGCCTCTCTACGCAGAGAACGTGTTCAAATCCCTGGAAAAAGCCGGTTTCTGCCCGGTTTCCGAGGTGCTTCCGGCGGGCGAACCGACCAAATGCCATGAACAGTTGCTGAATCTTTACGCCAAAGCCGCCGAAAACCGTCTTGACCGCAAATGTTTTATGGTTGCGCTCGGCGGCGGCGTCATCGGCGACCTGACCGGCTTCGCCGCCGCCAGCTGGCTGCGCGGCATCAAATTTGTACAGGTTCCGACGTCGCTGCTGGCGATGGTCGACAGCTCTGTCGGCGGCAAGACCGGCATCAACATCCCGGCCGGAAAAAACCTCGTCGGTGCCTTTCACCAGCCGGAGCTGGTGATGATCGACCTCGATACGCTCAAAACGCTGCCGGAGCGCGAATTTGCCGCCGGCATGAGCGAGGTTGCCAAATACGGCGTCATCTGGGACTCCCGCCTTTTCCAAACCTTGGAAAAATCACCGAACGATTTTCCAAACCTTGGAAAAATTATTTCCCGCTGCTGCGAGATCAAAGCCGAGGTGGTACGTCAGGACGAGCGCGAAGGCGGCCTGCGCGGTATTCTTAATTTCGGGCACACGCTGGCACATGCGATTGAGAATGTGGCCGGCTACGGACAATTTCTCCACGGCGAGGCCGTTGCAATCGGCATGGTGTATGCCGCACGCCTCTCGGTGGCTTTAAAGGGACTTTCGGTTGAAGAATCGGAACGCATCGAAAAACTGCTGGCTGCGCTGAAGCTGCCGGTCACCGCGCCGGGGCTGGTGTGGAGCGACCTGCGCAAGGCGATGGCGGTCGACAAGAAGACGGTCGGCGGCCTGCCGAAGTTTGTGCTGACGGACCGGATCGGCCATGTCGATTTCGGCTGTGAGCTTCCTGAAGAGCTGATGGAGGAGGTATGGGATGGCATCGGTCAATGA
- a CDS encoding KilA-N domain-containing protein gives MAKIQKIDVMERMVAVQKLHQDDYISITDIARHRDQERSDYIIQNWMRNRNTIEFLGIWEQLNNPDFNSIEFDGIRNQAGLNSFSLTPKRWISSTGAIGIVAKTGRYGGTFAHKDIAFEFASWVSVEFKLYLIKEFQRLKEDEHKQLGWDIRRNLAKINYRIHTDAVQANLIPPELTPQQISFVYANEADVLNMALFGMTAKQWRENHSDDKGNIRDHANAAQLVCLANLESLNALFIADGVAREERLMKLNQTAIQQMKILLDDSGVKRLK, from the coding sequence ATGGCTAAAATACAAAAGATCGACGTGATGGAGAGGATGGTTGCCGTTCAGAAGCTGCATCAGGATGATTATATCAGCATAACAGATATTGCCCGGCATAGAGATCAGGAGAGGAGCGACTACATTATCCAGAACTGGATGCGTAATCGGAATACAATTGAGTTTCTCGGAATCTGGGAGCAACTGAATAACCCGGATTTTAATTCCATCGAATTCGATGGAATTAGAAATCAGGCAGGGCTTAACAGCTTTTCGTTAACTCCCAAGCGCTGGATTTCATCTACAGGTGCGATTGGTATTGTTGCAAAAACAGGCCGTTACGGAGGAACCTTCGCTCACAAGGACATTGCTTTTGAATTTGCGTCGTGGGTGTCGGTGGAGTTCAAGCTCTACCTGATTAAAGAGTTCCAGCGATTGAAGGAGGATGAGCACAAGCAGCTGGGATGGGATATCCGACGCAATCTCGCCAAGATCAACTACCGCATTCATACCGATGCGGTTCAGGCGAATCTGATTCCGCCGGAGCTGACTCCGCAGCAGATCAGTTTTGTGTATGCCAATGAAGCGGATGTGCTGAATATGGCGCTGTTTGGTATGACGGCGAAGCAGTGGCGTGAAAATCATTCGGACGATAAAGGAAACATTCGTGACCACGCCAATGCTGCGCAGCTGGTTTGTCTCGCCAATCTTGAAAGCCTGAATGCTCTGTTTATTGCGGATGGAGTGGCGCGTGAAGAACGTTTGATGAAGCTCAACCAGACTGCCATTCAGCAAATGAAGATTCTCTTGGATGATTCGGGAGTCAAGCGGTTGAAGTAA
- the topA gene encoding type I DNA topoisomerase — protein MAKKLVIVESPAKAKTINKYLGDDYIVKASMGHVRDLPPKKLGVDVDNRFTPEYVNTTGRAKVITELKAAAKKCDHVYLAPDPDREGEAIAWHLFELLKEFVPEENFSRVTYNEITKSAIEEAFANPSEMDMNRVNSQQARRVLDRLVGFKVSPLLWKQIKGGVSAGRVQSVALRLVCEREKEIQEFKPEEYWVLGANVRKQVEPLDPFVVKLARINGEKAEIKGGEQAEKIRAELEAGSLHVARVIEKTIQRKARAPFITSTIQQAASSVCGFAPSRTMRIAQSLYENGLITYMRTDSFNIAKSAQEECAAFVASEYGDEYLPKKPNVYKSKGGAQEAHEAIRPTDVSQTPTSVSGLEKDEAKLYKLVWERFVASQMVPAKIARRTAEVETDSENTYLFRATASEVAFPGYMRASGIESAADKKKEGEEDDAETKLPPLSEGENLDCIEWTGEQKFTKPPARYSEPSLIRALEENGVGRPSTYAQTLSTIEKREYVNKEKRQLVPTESGLRVNDFLVSSLDPLFNVKFTAEMEEKLDRVEEGTVEWTDMMSSFYNQFLEWLEGAKDMAEPEETDGVLKALEQVKEWDEPVKRGRRTYDDSEIVKSVREKFQEDGKITARQQQMIFRMACKYIEQMPQEIINELKLEKPEAPRTETGKKVAYLEEVEFDEPRKVGRRTYDDGKFVKSLKQQVQSGKRLSDRQVAALDSLLVKYSKQIPNFEQVKEDMGLKVKDDGEVTGEISRLMELCKSIETWNPPVKRGNREFNDQDFYSSLSSQFEAKGTLSPRQVAAMKKMIGRYASQIPTYEAVRESLGLPVPKAAK, from the coding sequence ATGGCAAAAAAACTGGTCATTGTTGAGTCGCCGGCCAAGGCGAAGACAATTAATAAATATCTGGGCGACGATTATATTGTAAAAGCATCCATGGGGCATGTGCGCGACCTGCCACCGAAAAAACTCGGTGTGGATGTGGACAACCGGTTTACTCCGGAATATGTGAACACCACCGGCCGCGCCAAGGTGATTACGGAGCTCAAGGCCGCGGCAAAGAAATGTGACCATGTGTATCTCGCCCCCGACCCCGACCGCGAAGGGGAAGCCATCGCATGGCATCTGTTCGAGCTGCTCAAGGAATTTGTTCCGGAAGAAAACTTCAGCCGCGTCACTTACAACGAAATCACCAAATCTGCGATCGAAGAAGCCTTTGCCAATCCGTCGGAAATGGACATGAACCGCGTTAACTCGCAGCAGGCGCGCCGGGTGCTCGACCGTTTGGTCGGTTTCAAGGTCAGCCCGCTGCTGTGGAAGCAGATCAAGGGCGGTGTCAGCGCCGGGCGCGTGCAGTCCGTTGCTCTTCGCCTGGTTTGCGAACGCGAAAAAGAAATTCAGGAATTCAAGCCGGAAGAATACTGGGTATTGGGCGCCAATGTCCGCAAGCAGGTTGAGCCGCTGGATCCGTTCGTCGTCAAACTGGCGCGAATCAACGGGGAGAAAGCTGAAATCAAAGGCGGCGAGCAGGCAGAGAAGATCAGGGCCGAGCTGGAGGCCGGCAGCCTTCATGTCGCTCGTGTGATCGAAAAAACCATTCAGCGTAAAGCCCGCGCGCCGTTCATCACCTCCACCATTCAGCAGGCGGCATCCAGCGTCTGCGGGTTTGCTCCTTCGCGCACGATGCGCATTGCGCAGAGCCTGTATGAAAACGGATTGATCACCTACATGCGTACCGACTCATTCAACATTGCGAAAAGCGCGCAGGAAGAATGCGCCGCATTTGTTGCGTCCGAATACGGAGACGAATATCTGCCGAAAAAGCCGAACGTCTACAAAAGCAAAGGCGGCGCTCAGGAGGCTCATGAAGCCATCCGCCCGACCGATGTCTCTCAGACTCCGACATCCGTCAGCGGTCTCGAGAAGGACGAAGCCAAGCTCTACAAACTGGTCTGGGAACGGTTCGTAGCCAGCCAGATGGTCCCGGCAAAAATCGCCCGTCGTACAGCCGAGGTTGAAACCGACAGCGAAAACACCTATCTGTTCCGGGCCACCGCGTCCGAAGTGGCCTTCCCCGGTTATATGCGCGCCAGCGGTATCGAAAGCGCCGCCGACAAAAAGAAAGAGGGCGAAGAGGACGATGCAGAAACCAAACTGCCGCCGCTCAGCGAAGGTGAAAACCTCGACTGCATCGAATGGACCGGCGAGCAGAAATTTACCAAGCCGCCGGCCCGCTATTCTGAGCCGTCGCTCATCCGCGCTCTTGAAGAGAACGGAGTTGGACGTCCGTCCACATACGCCCAGACGCTTTCGACCATCGAAAAACGTGAATATGTGAATAAAGAAAAGCGGCAGCTCGTGCCGACCGAATCCGGCCTTCGTGTGAACGACTTCCTCGTCAGTTCGCTCGACCCGCTTTTTAACGTCAAGTTTACCGCCGAAATGGAGGAAAAGCTCGACAGGGTGGAAGAGGGAACGGTCGAATGGACCGATATGATGAGCTCCTTCTACAACCAGTTCCTCGAATGGCTGGAAGGCGCCAAAGATATGGCCGAGCCGGAGGAAACCGATGGTGTACTCAAAGCGCTCGAGCAGGTGAAAGAATGGGACGAGCCCGTCAAACGCGGCCGTCGTACCTATGACGACTCGGAAATCGTCAAATCTGTTCGCGAAAAATTCCAGGAAGACGGCAAAATTACAGCGCGTCAGCAACAGATGATTTTCCGCATGGCCTGCAAATACATTGAGCAGATGCCGCAGGAAATCATCAATGAGCTTAAACTCGAGAAACCGGAGGCTCCGCGCACCGAAACCGGTAAAAAAGTGGCATACCTCGAAGAAGTGGAGTTCGACGAGCCGCGCAAAGTGGGTCGCCGCACCTATGATGACGGGAAATTTGTAAAATCCCTCAAGCAGCAGGTTCAGAGCGGCAAGCGCCTTTCCGACCGTCAGGTCGCCGCGCTCGACTCGCTGCTGGTGAAATATTCCAAACAGATTCCCAATTTTGAGCAGGTCAAAGAGGACATGGGCCTCAAGGTGAAAGATGACGGCGAAGTCACCGGGGAAATCTCCCGCCTGATGGAACTGTGCAAATCGATTGAAACGTGGAACCCGCCGGTCAAACGCGGCAACCGTGAATTCAACGATCAGGACTTCTACAGCTCGCTTTCATCGCAGTTCGAAGCCAAAGGAACGCTTTCGCCCCGGCAGGTTGCCGCGATGAAAAAAATGATCGGTCGCTACGCCAGTCAGATTCCGACCTACGAAGCTGTGCGTGAAAGCCTCGGACTTCCCGTGCCGAAAGCGGCGAAATAA
- the dprA gene encoding DNA-processing protein DprA, translating into MTDREAYIALNMMEGLGPIKVRALIDFLGSPQTVFSVDGDELQKVRGIGEKLRCSILEQRTQIDPAAEEEQADALGVRIITPLDREYPEALKTIHDPPLALYVRGAFLPEDDHALGVVGSRKATHYGLNVADRMAYQLAQTGFTVVSGLARGIDTAAHTGALKAKGRTIAVLGAAIDQLYPPENAELADAIAGSGGVVSEYPLGRQADRQTFPYRNRIISGLSMGVLVVEAGAKSGSLHTADAALEQGRSVFAVPGRIDHPAARGTNRLIKNGAKLVDNVGDILEEFELLIPPGVLGEQAKQPAARPEIPLSEGEKKLVETLWQGALDVDSLARCSGMTSAETSGVLLGLEMKRVVNILPGRRVELAEDLRE; encoded by the coding sequence ATGACGGATCGTGAAGCGTATATTGCTCTGAACATGATGGAGGGGCTCGGGCCGATCAAGGTGCGGGCCCTGATCGATTTTCTGGGGTCGCCGCAGACGGTGTTTTCTGTCGATGGCGATGAGCTTCAGAAAGTTCGCGGAATCGGGGAAAAGCTGCGCTGTTCCATCCTTGAGCAGCGTACACAGATCGATCCGGCCGCCGAAGAGGAGCAGGCAGACGCGCTGGGCGTGCGCATTATTACGCCGCTCGACCGCGAATATCCGGAGGCCTTGAAAACGATTCATGACCCGCCGCTTGCGCTGTATGTTCGTGGGGCATTTTTGCCGGAAGATGATCATGCGCTTGGAGTTGTCGGCTCCCGCAAGGCGACTCACTACGGGCTGAATGTTGCTGACCGAATGGCATATCAGCTGGCGCAGACCGGCTTTACGGTGGTGAGCGGGCTGGCGCGCGGAATTGATACGGCGGCGCATACGGGCGCGCTGAAGGCGAAAGGGCGCACAATTGCCGTGCTCGGGGCGGCGATCGACCAGCTGTATCCGCCGGAAAATGCGGAACTGGCGGATGCCATAGCCGGAAGCGGCGGGGTGGTCAGTGAATATCCGCTGGGGCGGCAGGCGGATCGCCAGACGTTTCCATATCGCAATCGGATTATCAGCGGCCTTTCAATGGGCGTTTTAGTGGTGGAGGCAGGAGCCAAAAGCGGGTCGCTGCATACGGCCGATGCAGCACTCGAACAGGGACGGAGCGTTTTTGCGGTGCCGGGCCGAATCGACCATCCGGCAGCCAGGGGAACCAACCGTTTAATAAAAAACGGTGCGAAATTGGTGGACAATGTCGGCGATATATTAGAAGAGTTCGAACTTTTAATTCCTCCGGGAGTTTTGGGTGAGCAGGCAAAACAGCCCGCTGCGCGGCCGGAAATTCCGTTGTCGGAAGGAGAAAAAAAGCTGGTAGAGACCCTTTGGCAGGGCGCCCTGGATGTGGATTCACTGGCGCGCTGTTCCGGAATGACCAGCGCAGAGACCAGCGGGGTGCTCCTTGGGCTCGAAATGAAGCGCGTAGTGAACATTTTACCGGGTCGCAGGGTCGAACTGGCAGAAGATTTAAGAGAGTAG
- a CDS encoding trypsin-like serine protease encodes MADMNAPGLTFFMVLLAIWQCCLTASAVIIAGTDGAGNTNAPADDPGFNRIGVFQNDRSSVYVGNSWFLTANHNGAPTMVLMDGTNYTYMSGTWTQLTNNVGDTIDLAMFKVAGNTPSEMMSIRSVTPLPLQDIIMIGNGRDRTSGLTKWDSEWNVVTVGSYSYSGYTYDSSFPYATSLRWGDNAVQSIGLVSEGMTFFSTDFDNAVGEAQGAPGDSGGGAFIKNGLTWELAGTILYIGEYTNQPSAKVAAFGNLTYMADLSVYRSQIMGQRAVTDVDDDGIPDGWEYEKSGSAVNVSAVSDQDGDGFTGEEEYIADTDPTDSNSFWQVEGAITSANQTFTFEGSAARQYQLLYTTNGLATPDLIWITNGAPIWGEGPGTEIVLTNTEKMVFYRMQAILP; translated from the coding sequence ATGGCTGATATGAACGCGCCGGGTTTGACCTTTTTTATGGTGTTGCTTGCGATTTGGCAGTGTTGTTTGACGGCATCGGCTGTAATCATTGCTGGTACGGACGGGGCTGGGAATACCAATGCTCCCGCCGATGATCCGGGCTTTAACCGCATCGGCGTATTTCAAAATGATCGCAGTTCGGTGTATGTGGGGAATTCCTGGTTCTTGACGGCGAACCATAATGGCGCCCCGACTATGGTTTTGATGGACGGCACAAATTATACCTACATGTCCGGCACCTGGACACAGCTTACAAATAATGTCGGAGATACAATTGACCTTGCCATGTTTAAGGTGGCGGGCAACACCCCTTCGGAAATGATGTCGATTCGTTCTGTGACTCCGCTTCCTTTGCAGGACATTATAATGATCGGAAACGGAAGAGACCGAACTTCCGGGCTTACGAAATGGGATTCTGAGTGGAATGTCGTGACTGTTGGCTCTTATTCATATTCGGGATATACCTATGATTCCTCTTTTCCTTACGCGACTTCGTTGCGATGGGGGGACAATGCAGTACAGTCAATAGGGCTTGTGTCGGAGGGAATGACATTCTTTTCCACTGATTTTGATAATGCCGTAGGTGAAGCCCAGGGTGCGCCGGGAGATTCCGGCGGCGGGGCTTTTATCAAAAATGGTCTTACGTGGGAACTGGCGGGAACAATTTTATATATAGGCGAATATACGAACCAGCCATCCGCTAAGGTGGCTGCTTTTGGCAATCTGACTTATATGGCGGATCTCTCGGTTTACCGGAGTCAGATTATGGGCCAGCGGGCGGTGACAGACGTTGATGACGACGGGATCCCGGATGGTTGGGAATATGAGAAGAGCGGCAGTGCGGTCAATGTGAGCGCCGTGTCTGATCAGGATGGCGATGGGTTTACCGGTGAAGAGGAATATATTGCTGACACGGATCCGACGGATAGCAATTCGTTCTGGCAGGTCGAGGGGGCGATTACATCGGCAAACCAAACCTTCACGTTTGAAGGCAGTGCCGCGCGGCAGTATCAGTTGCTTTACACCACGAACGGTTTGGCGACTCCCGACCTGATATGGATCACCAACGGCGCACCCATTTGGGGAGAGGGACCCGGTACCGAAATTGTTCTTACCAATACCGAAAAGATGGTGTTCTACCGCATGCAGGCGATTCTGCCCTGA
- a CDS encoding 3-deoxy-D-manno-octulosonic acid transferase yields the protein MIWFIYNLVFPLVFLLMLPKFLTRMARRGGYKKHFEQRFGIYGHGITRRLEAGRHIWIHAVSVGEINIALSFIAAYRGQNPDARFVLSTNTSTAHAIGEKRMDRRDVLIYFPLDMPFIMKRAFGAIHPLQLILVECEFWPNLIRQAHRRGIPVALINGRVSDSSFRGYMKLRGFTRRILELIDPICVQGKQDAGRMLAMGARPESVHALGTAKYDLPPPAPDAAVPARAVLKQAGVPDDAFILLGGSTWDGEEEVLCRIYKTLREKYPNLFLVLVPRHAERRENVAAAIEGQGLTCSLRSREASKADVLVIDTTGELMGFYAAADLVFVGKSLTQHGGQNPIEPALFGKPIVVGPNMENFPSVMDDFLSANALRQVVDFQALEKTVAELLADSGARKTLGASAARLVESRRGVMQEMVRMVAG from the coding sequence ATGATCTGGTTTATTTACAATCTGGTGTTTCCTCTGGTGTTTCTGCTGATGCTGCCGAAATTCCTGACGCGCATGGCGCGGCGCGGCGGTTACAAAAAGCATTTCGAACAGCGGTTCGGTATTTATGGGCACGGAATAACCCGTCGACTGGAAGCGGGGCGCCACATCTGGATCCACGCCGTCAGCGTGGGTGAAATCAATATTGCGCTGAGTTTTATCGCGGCGTATCGCGGGCAGAATCCCGACGCACGGTTTGTGCTCAGCACCAATACATCGACGGCGCATGCCATTGGCGAGAAACGAATGGACCGCCGTGATGTGCTGATCTATTTCCCTCTGGATATGCCGTTCATCATGAAGAGAGCCTTTGGCGCTATCCATCCTCTCCAACTGATTCTGGTTGAATGTGAATTCTGGCCCAACCTGATTCGGCAGGCGCATCGGCGCGGCATTCCGGTCGCATTAATCAACGGACGTGTTTCCGATTCCTCATTTCGCGGCTATATGAAACTGCGCGGCTTCACGCGCCGGATTCTGGAACTGATCGATCCGATCTGTGTGCAGGGCAAACAGGATGCCGGGCGCATGCTTGCAATGGGGGCACGGCCCGAATCCGTTCATGCGCTCGGAACGGCCAAATATGATCTTCCGCCGCCCGCGCCGGATGCTGCGGTGCCGGCGCGCGCCGTTCTGAAACAGGCGGGTGTTCCGGATGATGCGTTCATCCTGCTCGGCGGTTCCACCTGGGACGGCGAAGAAGAGGTGCTTTGCAGAATCTATAAAACACTGCGCGAAAAATATCCGAACCTGTTTCTGGTTCTGGTTCCGCGCCACGCCGAGCGGCGCGAAAATGTGGCGGCCGCTATTGAGGGGCAGGGATTGACCTGCTCGCTTCGCTCCCGGGAAGCGTCAAAGGCCGACGTGCTGGTGATTGATACCACCGGTGAACTGATGGGCTTTTATGCCGCCGCCGATCTGGTATTTGTCGGCAAAAGCCTCACACAGCATGGAGGTCAGAACCCGATTGAACCGGCGCTGTTCGGAAAACCGATTGTGGTTGGCCCCAATATGGAAAATTTTCCGTCCGTCATGGACGACTTTCTGTCCGCCAATGCTTTGCGGCAGGTCGTGGATTTTCAAGCCTTGGAAAAAACGGTCGCAGAACTGCTGGCCGATTCCGGGGCTCGGAAAACGCTCGGCGCCTCCGCCGCCCGACTGGTCGAGTCCCGCAGGGGCGTTATGCAGGAAATGGTTCGAATGGTTGCAGGGTAA
- a CDS encoding tyrosine recombinase: MDPCVEHFVKYLEGERNASGHTISNYLMDIKQFVGLTWGDETKPPYKWKEADRFAARKFLVFFQKLEMAPATTGRKLSALRSFYKFLVREEYVALNPFSGLQLPKKGSYLPAVLSMNEVDQLLAAPHAMARGTDKKKVFDEYAPVRDTAILEVLYSTGMRVGELVSMKEDQIDILSGIINVLGKGKKERLCPLGRPAEIAMQNALSMRSEVWNELGQQARSREVVFLNKNGGPITARSIERMVKKYVAYCGLKPTISPHALRHSFATHLLDNGADLRSVQELLGHASLSTTQIYTHVSIEKLKRVYEEAHPRA; the protein is encoded by the coding sequence ATGGATCCGTGCGTCGAACATTTTGTGAAGTATCTGGAAGGGGAACGGAATGCCTCCGGGCATACGATTTCCAACTACCTGATGGACATTAAGCAGTTCGTCGGGCTGACGTGGGGCGACGAGACGAAGCCGCCCTATAAGTGGAAAGAGGCCGACCGTTTTGCCGCCCGGAAGTTCCTGGTCTTCTTCCAGAAACTGGAAATGGCGCCGGCGACGACCGGCCGCAAACTTTCGGCGCTGCGTTCGTTCTACAAATTTCTGGTGCGCGAAGAGTATGTGGCGCTCAATCCTTTTTCCGGCCTGCAGCTTCCCAAAAAAGGAAGCTATCTGCCGGCGGTGCTTTCCATGAACGAGGTCGATCAGCTGCTGGCCGCTCCGCACGCAATGGCCAGGGGCACAGACAAGAAAAAGGTATTTGATGAATACGCTCCTGTGCGCGACACGGCCATTCTGGAAGTGCTCTACAGCACCGGCATGCGAGTCGGCGAGCTGGTCAGCATGAAAGAAGACCAGATCGATATTCTTTCCGGCATCATCAATGTTCTCGGAAAGGGCAAAAAGGAACGGCTTTGCCCGCTGGGCCGCCCGGCGGAAATCGCCATGCAGAACGCGCTGTCGATGCGTTCCGAGGTTTGGAACGAGCTGGGTCAGCAGGCGCGTTCGCGGGAGGTTGTTTTCCTGAATAAAAACGGCGGGCCGATTACCGCGCGCTCCATTGAGCGAATGGTGAAAAAATATGTGGCGTACTGCGGGCTTAAGCCGACCATCTCTCCGCACGCACTGCGCCACAGCTTTGCGACCCATCTGCTCGACAACGGCGCCGACCTGCGCAGCGTGCAGGAGCTGCTCGGCCATGCCAGCCTTTCAACAACCCAGATTTACACGCACGTTTCCATCGAAAAACTCAAGCGTGTTTACGAAGAGGCCCATCCGCGGGCATGA